The window AGTTTTTAGTGTGCAAGAAGAATGTTAAAACAAAATACTTGAAACAAAACCTAGCAGGCTAAGCAACTTGCAAAAAGTAAGGGTAAAATAGTCCAACCACTTGAAACTGTACCCCATCGTTCGCCGTTTCATGTCCGTTTATTCTGCATATGGTGCAGTGAACCGCTTATCGTACGCAATCATTACTATATCCGGtagtataataatatatttcaaatatttttaaccCTATTTCACACACGCTTTTCCTATGCCGGGTAAAAATCTAACCCAAGACCTTTTGCCTGCAGTTGCTTCAGTTCTTTGAAAACGCGCTAGTGGTAGTGAATAGTGGCGGATTGTGTAACACGATTTATCATGTAACTGCACGACCGCATAATTCGTACCCTACATCCGCTTCCCACTCCCACGCGACTCCACTCTTCCCCGCGCATCTATAAATACACAAATACTCTCACTCGGCAGTTTCTATACGACATCCTTCGAATTTATTGCGTCTAAAAAGCAGAAAAAAAGCGAAAATGTCGGGAAGAGGGCGAGGCGGCGGTGGCAGCGGAAGAGGAGCGCAGACTTATCGCGGCGGAGGCGGCGCAGGTGGAGGTGGAAGAGGAAGGCAGCCTTCTAGTGGCGGCGGTCAAGGCCGCGGTTCTTATGGTCCTCCGCCGCCATCGGTAGCATCCTCGTCTGTTCTACCTTTTGAATCAGTTCCGCTATCTCCGACGCCGCCTGTCGTGGCAGCGTTGAGCCACGATGTGGAGCAGAAGTTGGCGGTTGCGCCACCCGCTTCGGCTGAAGTTCAGCCTCAGCCAGTGGAGCATGATCTGGCGGTAGAGAATCCGCGAGGGCAGCAGCGGTTGACTCCGATGTCTTCGAAGGCGCTAGCACAACCGGCGCGGCCAGGTTACGGGACCGTGGGGCAGAAGGTTATAGTGAGGGCCAATCACTTTCTGGTTCAAGTGGCCGACCGCGATCTGCATCAATATGACGTATGTGATTTTCCTGTTTCGTACGAATCACTTGCTCCCTGTCTCACCAGTGCGTAGTTGTAGTGCAAAGTCTCTCGAATGTGTTAATCGTTTTCTTATTCTGTGGAACGTGATCTAATCTTGCATAGTTCATCTTCTGTTTGTACTGGGAAATCCTTACAATGCAACATGTGATTCGATCTTTTTCTTCCCTGGGGATCTATCCATGTTGACACGCGATATTGATTTCAATCTCTCTGTACGTTTGTGGTGTGCCGGTTTTACCATCTTTCGTTGACAGTTGGTCTGATTTGCGATGCATGTGCATGTATGATTGCAAAGTCATTACCCTTTGTGATAATCCGCTTGACTTTATGTATGCGAGTAATGTTGCTTCACAGAATTCAGGCTTAGTCTCGCACGACATGCGCCTTGATTCGTGATCATATTGTATTTTTGCCCATATTCTTGACACGGCCTTTTTCTATATTTGATTCGATAGTTTTGTCCATCGACCATAGTTTGTTTGTACAATTGTTCATTCATGTACTTTGGTTTTTCTTTTTTGTGGGTTtgtcttttcatttttttagaatttaaaaTCTGGTAAGTTCATTTTTCATGTTGAAATGTGAATGTTCCTTCGTTAAACCTTTTGTTTTAACTGATGATTTCTTCAGGTTTCGATAACCCCGGAAGTAACCTCAAAGAGAGTATGTCGGCTTATTATGAAGGAGCTTGTCAATTGTTATCATACATCCCACCTGGGGAAGCGAATGTTGGCTTATGATGGGAGAAAAAGTGCCTACACGGCAGGGCAACTGCCCTTTGCCTCTAAAGACTTTGTTGTTAAGCTTGTTGATGAAGATAGAGCAGACAGGTTAATGCTATAAACTGTCTTGACACTTGCAAGATTTGGTTGTTAATTCAAGTGGAccctttttgtttttgtttattgCTTGTTGCAATTGCGTTCTTAAGTTACCTTTTGTTTTGTTTAGTAGAGTAATCTGATGTTACAGAGTATGATGTAACGGCTATCAGTGATGGAGCCAATGCGCCCACCCTCCCCCTCAATTTTTTAATCTTATTGTCTAGGGGcctaaaataattataattgttTCACTTTCCTTCTTGATATTTGCTCTTGAACACcctaaaattttaaagtttttCCCCCCATCCATTTTCTGGCTCCATCCCCGACCAATACAGTCCGGTGCAGATTCTGCAGAGGTCTTATAATGCCTTCAGGGTAATAAAATAGTGTATTATTCTCAGATTAACAACAAAttaatgttatatttttattctcaTGTTTTGGACACTTtttgtttattgtttatatgcaaTTGCGTTTTTAAATTATTGCTAAGTAGAGTAATTTGATGTTGAAGGGTATGATGTAATTGTTCTAGGAATATAACAGAttaatgttatatttttatttccatGTTTTATGACAGTTGAGCTGAGCTACTGAAAAATCGTGAAATTCTGGTTCCCATTCAGTGCATTCACTTGGCTAAAATGTTTTGGTGCTTTATGCAGGAGGGAACGAGAGTTCAAGGTTTCCATAAAATTTGCCTCGAAGGCcgatcttcatcatcttcagcaATTCTTACAGGGCAGACAACTCGATATTCCGCAAGAAACATTACAATGTCTTGATGTGGTTCTTAGGGAGAATCCATCCAATAGGTTCCCTTTTTTAGTGTTCCTACTTTAATGTTTATATCAATATTCAGTTTGCATCTAAttatgtgtgtgtatgtgcaAAAGCATATActattttaatacatgttttggTTTCCTCTCTTTcaatttcagatttgaggtTGTTGGGAGGTCATTTTTCTCTCCTCAGTTAGGTCAGAAAGGGGTGCTCGGTGATGGTCTGGAATATTGGAAAGGTTTTTACCAGAGTCTTCGCCCGACCCAGATGGGTCTCTCACTCAACATAAGTATTAATTCTTTGACATTCTTTTCGTTTGCTATTTTTTGGTTGCTGCTCTGAGGGTACCGCTTAGCGTTCCTCTCACACCATCATTAGTCGGCTCGGTGGTGGTAGAACAACCGCATTTTTGTCATTTTAGGTCACGACAAACTTATATACGATCGTTAAATTGTGGCATTGCAGATATGTCAGCTAGAGCCTTTTTTGAACCTGTTTTGGTTTCTGAATATGTTGCgaagtacttcaacaggaactTAACAAGGCCATTGTCTGACCAAGACCGCATTAAGGTTCTCTTGTAGCTTATTCCATGCAGCTGTGCCTATAAAATTGCATCCTCCtacttttatattaattttaatttgaattatttgaaatttgaTTTTACTAGGAAGATTGTGGTTGTACTAGTTTACAACTAGTTTACACTCCATCAGTCAATGAATGAAATGTATTCTGTCTGCCGTGGGCATTGTATTGAGGCAGTCATTTGACATGTGGTCAATGAACTGTTGGAGTTAGTGTTTACAATTAGTTTACACTCCATCAGTCAActttgcttttttttttatatatatatatatctatttcCAATTTGAGCCATGTtgaagagtaaagagaaatctCTTCATGTTAATTTAGgtgaaaaagaatttaaaaggAGTTAAAGTGGAGCTTAATCATCAGCAGTATATCAAGCGATACAAGATAACAGGGATATCAACTCAACCTGCACAACAGCTGATGTAAGATCTTCCGAGTTACCTTTACTTGGCATCATATCGGGATTTATTTAGCAATACTCTTTTCCTACTTTATGTGGTGGTATCAATGGTCTCGTGGCACCGATCATCTATTGTTGtgagaaattttaaaattttagatgTTTAGTTGTTTTTAGGCAAGCTTTGCCTCAATCTTGGGCTTTTACATCACAACACTCACCCTCCTTATCACACAATGAGACTTGGTTTATTCATTTTCGTTATGATATTCATACTACCGTTCAGTGTACTGGATATCTTTTGACTATTGGCTGGTGAAATTATATCTGTGGTGTTGTATCTTGAATGTAATGTGTCATTGTGGATAAATCAGATCGAAGCTTTCTTTGTCGCAGTCGCACTCTCTTTGATATATTGCTAGCTAAATCTTGACTGATTTTCTCTGATGATTAGATCTTTCAAAATTGAGATATTTCTTAACTTGCAGGTTTCCTGTTGATGAGTCTGGAGAAAAGATATCTGTTGTACGGTACTTTCGTCAGAAGTATAATATCACGCTTCAATATCCGTTTTTGCCTGCTGTTCAAGCTGGAAGTGATTCAAAACCCATTTACCTCCCTATGGAGGTAACTTGTTTCATACCTTGTTATTTCGTTTTCCTGCCTCGCTCTTGTGTCAATGCTGTAAAATTGCCTTACCACATCCTGTTCTTTCTCAAAGCTATGCAAAATTGTTGATGGTCAAAGATACTCCAAGAGACTGAATGAAAGACAAGTTTCTGAGCTTTTGAAAGCTACTTGTCAACGTCCAAAAGAGAGAGAGAAAAGCATTATCGAGGCATGTGTTTATAGCATTTATCCTCTTGTTTCTTTATGACGTTGCCTTTGATAAATCATGATTAGTTGATGCTAACATCTGAATACCTTTGACCTTAATCTGTAGATGGTTCGTTGTAACAACTACAATGGTAATAAACTTGTCAGTGAGGAGTTTGGCATTCAAGTTAAACCTGATTTTACTTCCATCGAAGCACGTGTTTTGCCTGCTCCCATGGTACAATTCTCTGCTTGTTGAGTTGCGTGCTATTTTTTGCACGGTTTTTTATTAACTCGCCTAATTTTGAATTGCCAGCTGAAATATCATGGGACTGGAAGGGAGTCCACTATAGCCCCTAGGGTTGGGCAGTGGAACATGATTAATAAGGTgaactgttttttttttccaaacaaGCCCTTAATTAGAAATTAAATTCGCTATCTAATAAATGCCTGTATGAGTCTGCATTGATTCCTTTATACTTCTAATTTAGTGAAATAAAATTGTGTCCGAACTGTCGGAAGAATACTGCTATTTTATATCCGTGTTGATGGTGAGGATATTTCTAAACTTGTTACTTTGGGATACATCAACCATTTGTTCAGAAAATGGTGAATGGTGGAAGAGTGGAGTTCTGGACCTGTATCAGCTTTTCCCGTAATGTAGATCCAAGCATGTTCTGCCATGAATTAATCAGCATGTGTTGCAACAAGGGGATGGTGGGTCTTAATTGCTTAAACAAGTACTGTTTTATTCATAAATCTCATGGACACGCTAAAAGTTCAGATTGTACTTATAATGGTCTGATTTTTTTCAGGAATTTAATTCGGAACCATTGATTCATATTCGTTCAGCTAATCCCAGTCAGATGGAGAAGGCTCTCGTTGATATTCACACTGAATCTGCTTCGAGACTGGGTGGTAAACAACTTCAGTTACTGATTGTGATTTTGCCTGACATCAGTGGGTCTTATGGTATGCAGCTCTCTTTGGATACTGTAGTCtaatttattgttgctatatgctTAAAGTACCCCCCCCTCTCTCCccctccaaaaaaaaaaaccccaacAGGGAAGATCAAGAGAATTTGTGAGACTGAATTGGGAATAGTCACCCAATGTTGTAACCCTAAGAAGGCATCAAGAATCAGTGGACAATATTTGGAGAATGTCTCTCTAAAAATAAATGTGAAGGTTTGATTGAACATATTCTGTTTTGGTGTTTCCGTTCACGATTCTTCTCCTTGATATTTATAACCTGGCACATTCTCGTGGTCATGGTTTGATGTAGGTTGGAGGAAGGAACACTGTTCTCGAGCAGGCTTTGTCCAGAGGAATTCCTTTTCTAACTGAACGCCCAACTATAATCTTTGGTGCTGATGTTACCCATCCTCCATCAGGAGAAGATTCCAGCCCTTCTATAGCCGCGGTACATGATGAGCATTTATCATTGTTTTCTTAGCAGTTTGTACACTTGACATGACCTATCTTGATATCTGCAGGTGGTGGCTTCAATGGATTGGCCAGAAGTTACGAAGTATCGAGGGTTGGTTTCTGCGCAGTCACACAGGGAAGAAATAATTCAGGATCTTTACACAGTAAAACAAGACCCTAAAAAAGGCACAGTTCATGGTGGAATGATTAGGTTAGAATTTTACCACTGGACGCATTGCATTATTATTCTTTGCTCCTTATCATTCATTTTTAAGTGCAGAGAACTTATGATTGCCTTCTACAAGTCCACGGGGCAGAAGCCGCACAGGATTATATTCTACAGGTTTGATCGTTTTTTCTTAGGAAGAGTAGGGATGTGAAAGTACTTAACTAAATACTTCATAGCTAACATGTTCGGAAGTAACTTATTTGAACAAAAGGAGATTTATGTTTGGGTGTGATGCTTGTAAAAAAGACATTTTTAATACTTTTTTGAAGAGAAGTGGAAGTGAAGTTCTGAAGTGCTGCATTTTGTGGCTCATTATTTCAGGTTTTTAAatggttataattataattttgtgAAAACTGCATTTTTTGTCATATGCTTGTTTGCGATTTTGGTCCGCTTTGTTGTCAAATTTTAGTTTAGTCTTATATCTTTCAATATATTTGCAATTTCAGCCCTTTTTAATTGAAAGTGCCACGTCAGCACCATGTGCCGCATCAAT is drawn from Primulina eburnea isolate SZY01 chromosome 10, ASM2296580v1, whole genome shotgun sequence and contains these coding sequences:
- the LOC140842400 gene encoding protein argonaute MEL1, which produces MSGRGRGGGGSGRGAQTYRGGGGAGGGGRGRQPSSGGGQGRGSYGPPPPSVASSSVLPFESVPLSPTPPVVAALSHDVEQKLAVAPPASAEVQPQPVEHDLAVENPRGQQRLTPMSSKALAQPARPGYGTVGQKVIVRANHFLVQVADRDLHQYDVSITPEVTSKRVCRLIMKELVNCYHTSHLGKRMLAYDGRKSAYTAGQLPFASKDFVVKLVDEDRADRREREFKVSIKFASKADLHHLQQFLQGRQLDIPQETLQCLDVVLRENPSNRFEVVGRSFFSPQLGQKGVLGDGLEYWKGFYQSLRPTQMGLSLNINMSARAFFEPVLVSEYVAKYFNRNLTRPLSDQDRIKVKKNLKGVKVELNHQQYIKRYKITGISTQPAQQLMFPVDESGEKISVVRYFRQKYNITLQYPFLPAVQAGSDSKPIYLPMELCKIVDGQRYSKRLNERQVSELLKATCQRPKEREKSIIEMVRCNNYNGNKLVSEEFGIQVKPDFTSIEARVLPAPMLKYHGTGRESTIAPRVGQWNMINKKMVNGGRVEFWTCISFSRNVDPSMFCHELISMCCNKGMEFNSEPLIHIRSANPSQMEKALVDIHTESASRLGGKQLQLLIVILPDISGSYGKIKRICETELGIVTQCCNPKKASRISGQYLENVSLKINVKVGGRNTVLEQALSRGIPFLTERPTIIFGADVTHPPSGEDSSPSIAAVVASMDWPEVTKYRGLVSAQSHREEIIQDLYTVKQDPKKGTVHGGMIRELMIAFYKSTGQKPHRIIFYRDGVSEGQFNQVLLEEMDAIRKACVSIEERYLPRVTFVVVQKRHHTRLFAENHSDRNTTDKSGNILPGTVVDTHICHPHEFDFYLCSHAGIQGTSRPTHYHVLYDENNFTADGLQLLTNNLCYTYARCTRSVSIVPPAYYAHLAAFRARYYIEGTDTSDSGSTSGGVGATRERNIQVRALPLIKDNVKDVMFYC